Genomic DNA from Patescibacteria group bacterium:
ATGGAGACGTTTGCGCAAAATGCTCGACAAGATTTGGCTGACGAAGCGAAACGCGAAATTGCAATTCTTGAAACATACTTGCCGGAACAGATGCCGGATGCTGAGCTTGAAGCAAAGGTGAAGGCGAAGATTGAAGAGTTGGGTGCTAAGGCATCGAGTGAAGTTGGAAAAGTTGTCGGCGCGCTCGCAAAAGAATTGAAGGGATTGGTTGACGGCTCCCGGATTAAAGAAAAAGTAGAAAAGTTTTTGAATGAGTAATCCTGCCGGGGCGTACAAGGCAATTTTAGCCGACGTAGTTC
This window encodes:
- a CDS encoding GatB/YqeY domain-containing protein; protein product: MKLIDKLSEDMKAAMKGKDVKTLEVLRMVISSIRNKAIELNKELEDAEVIAVIKSDAKKIRDAMETFAQNARQDLADEAKREIAILETYLPEQMPDAELEAKVKAKIEELGAKASSEVGKVVGALAKELKGLVDGSRIKEKVEKFLNE